From Lagopus muta isolate bLagMut1 chromosome 12, bLagMut1 primary, whole genome shotgun sequence, one genomic window encodes:
- the FANCA gene encoding Fanconi anemia group A protein isoform X4, giving the protein MAGAGGSALRELLGRARKRKSSFGSTAELRAAALRLLDRHQKLSELLLEVEGSVKPAGEGGIEHQESSSESLIVSVLQEQASRLGVPAAVLAAKNAVTKIEQICQSSASPSQAPLLNLDQREKLSCLLRTAKDLLENNVFSRSHFCQEIWKMKDLPVLEAVWHLHTNGITGLAELLESVDGRAVEEWLCSSLCALCERAEGPPQDTENVGLILSDFAIMFLQNGFQPSELGRKLELKKVPHICHAVLQRMLTWVLDAVGKEKEEDVSTLQAMRFWLNVFDVSIYKSAVHPDSLQQFFRHTLTEILTYNPLLKVSDAIHKQREWSFTRTCSLLTTLYCKLFVAFSAKESICQLQRVLETHEVNWQHVLSCVSTLVVCQAEAEQLFKDLLSHLLIKAFENYDMENMITAFLIARQAALEGPAVFMPYSEWFKASFGNASSHHGSSKKALVFLFEFLSELVPFEVAPYLKVHIMYPPFVPTKHRSVLLEYITLAKTRLADLKVAIEDMGLYEDLSSTHESMQPQGQALRDVEKALQIFENTRKIPTSVIEASIFRRPYYTSWFLPALLRPRVLPKSPDARMAFIDSLKRADKIPSNLYSTYIQACRARKEKMLQEESKVESSHSKEPAEHLKAELAALRVLIVDQAKHEDVPAQIAVISDRLSSALGHNSDENEAAALNSRIQVNVCDPSLEPCHQSVVDLLLTSFCQNLIAASYFNPPDRQGPCLSLFVKMMCGHRSLIPALLGRLCQLIYHQGPSLNDAHILGLAALMIHLCESRSLIPEIEADFGISQPVAEKVLSISEFWSCLLVCRTEESLSFCTRFCTAAVSYLLCKFSSFSCDDLCALVPPSLVKKLQHVVPRLSLEARGITSKEGKADLGWSSLMSPSLNYRRASLCLWKQARFQELVKGKAFQLSFREWLLLELEVHPEKDVLSASERQDFHYWAIYQWYLPAPSASGGCDGDLEKACGIIMDCILDFSQRLDLGGCGQLRSVSPDILCKLQEMVLELGCRRKPLSGCLDAKRHFLFEILQGRLKDRHHGSALGEQLWRQQELLLHRRILVGLPASTLIATCRKGKKTLLDCEDFFHYVNSELKNICSRGYALSYGITAHFFRGLLNASLDCEESAEGVNDVLTACQTKCPIVLFSAVLWWPQLEPVLCSQWKRLFGAPLPEELERLRECQSSAVGFLSSGQVFPLSGPPWISAAFLHCTVQQHSPRGRERNALRRLGTDTEQFLVSLLFFSLMDLISAKIAPKEGVDFQTSLEWALEILQCLEERGISWPLLFLSAEEGSRKYSVLHCAASERHSRLLPVAFYSLTPGFHHELLTRQHFFLYVALNLYIQLLQLFVEGKDLPQPEQADPLEVISTARQFLLGAIPRCPAKSFGNIGLLLEACEKLDPEVGATLQHFSRPAASMEVDEELLLF; this is encoded by the exons ATGGCGGGTGCGGGTGGCAGCGCGCTGCGAGAGCTGCTGG GGAGAGCCAGGAAACGGAAAAGCAGCTTtgggagcactgcagagctccgGGCAGCCGCTCTGCGCCTCCTGGATCGTCACCAGAAGCTGAGCGAGCTCCTGCTGGAG GTAGAAGGTTCAGTCAAGCCAGCTGGAGAGGGTGGCATAGAGCACCAGGAGTCATCATCAGAATCACTTATCG tctCTGTTCTGCAGGAACAAGCCTCAAGGTTGGGTGTACCTGCTGCAGTTTTGGCAGCCAAAAATGCTGTTACCAAAATCGAGCAGATCTGCCAGTCTTCTGCAAGCCCATCTCAAGCACCTCTGCTGAACTTGGACCAGAGA GAAAAGTTGTCTTGCTTGCTTCGAACAGCCAAGGATTTGTTGGAGAACAACGTGTTCAGTCGCTCACACTTCTGTCAGGAAATCTGGAAAATGAAG GACCTTCCAGTGCTGGAGGCTGTGTGGCACCTGCACACAAATGGCATCActgggctggcagagctgctggagag TGTGGATGGCCGTGCCGTGGAGGagtggctgtgcagcagccttTGTGCTCTGTGTGAGCGGGCAGAGGGGCCCCCCCAGGACACAGAGAATGTGGGGCTCATTCTCTCAG ACTTTGCGATCATGTTCCTTCAGAATGGCTTTCAGCCTTCAGAGCTGGGGAGAAAGCTGGAATTGAAGAAGGTCCCCCAT ATCTGCCATGCTGTTTTACAAAGAATGCTGACAT GGGTCCTCGATGCTGTTGGtaaagagaaggaggaagatgTCTCCACATTGCAAGCGATGAGGTTCTG GCTGAATGTATTTGATGTGTCCATCTATAAAAGCGCAGTTCATCCGGATTCCTTGCAGCAGTTTTTTAGACACACTCTGACTGAGATTCTTACCTACAACCCACTGCTGAAAG TGTCTGATGCCATCCACAAGCAGAGAGAGTGGAGCTTTACAAGGACGTGTTCGCTGCTCACTACCTTGTACTGCAAA CTGTTTGTGGCATTCAGTGCAAAAGAGTCGATCTGCCAGCTGCAGCGAGTCCTGGAGACACATGAAGTGAATTGGCAGCATGTCCTGTCCTGTGTTTCCACACTGGTGGTCTGTCAGGCTGAGGCTGAGCAGTTGTTCAAAG ATCTCCTGAGCCATCTCCTGATAAAGGCCTTTGAGAATTATGATATGGAAAATATGATCACTGCATTTCTGATAGCCCGTCAGGCTGCCCTGGAGGGCCCTGCTGTGTTCATGCCTTACTCTGAGTGGTTTAAG GCCTCCTTTGGGAATGCTAGCAGCCACCATGGGAGCAGTAAGAAAGCTCTGGTCTTCCTCTTTGAGTTCTTGTCAGAGCTAGTGCCCTTTGAAGTAGCCCCATACTTAAAG GTCCATATCATGTACCCACCTTTTGTGCCAACAAAGCATCGCTCTGTTCTCTTGGAGTACATCACTCTGGCTAAAACCAGACTGGCTGACCTCAAG GTTGCTATAGAAGATATGGGACTCTACGAAGACTTGTCTTCCACACATGAATCCATGCAG CCCCAGGGCCAGGCACTTCGTGACGTTGAAAAAGCCCTTCAGATATTTGAAAACACAAGGAAGATCCCAACATCAGTGATAGAAGCCAG TATTTTCAGGCGGCCCTATTATACGTCCTGgtttcttcctgctctgctcaggccACGTGTG CTCCCTAAAAGCCCAGATGCACGTATGGCCTTCATAGATTCTTTAAAAAG AGCTGACAAAATACCCTCCAACTTGTACTCCACATACATCCAAGCCTGTCGTGCtaggaaggagaaaatgttaCAAg AGGAATCCAAAGTGGAATCCAGCCATTCCAAAGAGCCTGCAGAGCACCTGAAGGCTGAGCTGGCTGCACTGAGGGTGCTGATTGTGGACCAGGCTAAACACGAAG ATGTGCCAGCACAGATTGCAGTCATTTCTGACAGACTCTCCAGTGCGTTGGGTCACAACAGTGATGAGAATGAAGCTGCCGCTCTGAATTCCCGAATCCAAGTTAATGTTTGTGACCCCAGTCTGGAACCCTGTCATCAGAGC GTCGTTGATCTTCTACTGACATCTTTCTGCCAAAACCTGATTGCTGCTTCCTATTTTAACCCTCCTGACAG GCAGGGGCCATGTCTCTCCTTGTTTGTGAAGATGATGTGTGGACATAGGAGTCTCATACCTGCCCTCCTGGGGAGGCTCTGCCAGCTTATTTATCACCAG GGTCCTTCCCTGAACGATGCTCATATTTTAGGACTAGCTGCTCTTATGATCCACTTATGTGAATCCAGATCTTTAATTCCTGAAATAGAAGCAGACTTTGGGATCTCTCAGCCCGTTGCTGAAAAGGTCCTTTCCATTTCTGAGTTCTGGAGCTGCTTGCTGGTGTGCAGGACGGAGGAGTCGCTTTCCTTCTGCACAAG gttctgcacagcagcagtatCTTATCTATTGTGCAagttttcatccttttcttgTGACGATTTGTGTGCCTTGGTGCCTCCTAGTCTTGttaaaaag TTGCAGCACGTTGTGCCACGGCTGAGCTTGGAAGCTCGGGGAATCACAAGCAAGGAGGGTAAGGCTGATCTTGGCTGGAGTTCCCTGATGAGCCCATCTCTAAACTACAGAAGAGCCAGCCTCTGTTTATGGAAGCAAGCGCGGTTTCAAGAGCTTGTGAAGGGAAAAGCATTCCAG ttatCTTTCAGAGAGTGGTTGCTGTTGGAGCTAGAGGTGCACCCTGAAAAGGAtgttctttctgcttcagaaag GCAGGACTTCCATTACTGGGCTATCTATCAGTGGTATCTTCCAGCACCTTCTGCTTCTGGTGGCTGTGATGGAGACCTGGAAAAGGCATGTGGCATCATTATGGACTGCATTCTGGATTTCTCACAAAG GTTGGACCTGGGTGGCTGTGGCCAGTTGAGGTCAGTCAGTCCTGATATTCTTTGCAAGTTGCAG GAGATGGTACTCGAGCTGGGATGTAGGCGAAAGCCACTTTCAGGCTGCTTGGATGCCAAGAGACACTTCTTGTTTGAGATTCTCCAGGGAAGGCTGAAAGACAGACACCATGGTTCTGCTCTGGGTGAGCAGCTgtggaggcagcaggagctgctgctgcacagaag GATTCTGGTGGGGCTCCCTGCATCCACGCTGATCGCGACTTGTcgaaaaggaaagaaaactctgCTGGACTGTGAAGACTTTTTTCATTATGTCAACTCAGAGCTG AAGAACATCTGTTCCAGGGGCTACGCGCTCTCCTATGGCATCACTGCACACTTCTTCAGG GGCCTGCTGAATGCCAGCTTGGACTGTGAAGAATCAGCAGAAGGGGTCAACGATGTTCTAACAGCATGCCAAACCAAGTGTCCCATtgtgctgttctctgcagtg CTCTGGTGGCCACAGTTGGAGCCAGTACTTTGCTCCCAGTGGAAGAGACTCTTTGGTGCTCCGCTTCCAGAAGAATTGGAGAGACTGAGGGAATGCCAGTCCTCAGCAGTGGG CTTCCTTTCTTCAGGACAGGTTTTCCCTCTCTCTGGCCCTCCTTGgatttctgctgccttcctgcattgCACTGTTCAACAGCACTCACCAcgaggaagagagagaaatgcacTGAGGAGACTGGGAACTGACACAGAGCAG tttcttgtttctctgctgttcttcTCACTTATGGATCTAATCTCAGCAAAAATAGCACCAAAG GAAGGTGTGGATTTTCAGACGTCTCTGGAATGGGCCCTGGAGATCCTGCAGTGCCTGGAAGAGAGGGGCATATCCTGGCCACTGCTCTTCCTGTCAGCAGAAGAAG GCTCTAGAAAATACTCTGTCCTGCACTGCGCAGCCTCAGAGCGCCACAGCCGGCTCTTGCCTGTTGCCTTCTACAG CCTTACCCCCGGCTTCCACCACGAGCTGCTCACCAGGCAGCACTTCTTCCTTTACGTGGCGCTCAATCTCTACATCCAGCTGCTTCAGCTCTTTGTGGAAGGGAAAGACCTGCCCCAGCCTGAGCAG GCAGATCCCTTAGAAGTGATCTCTACAGCCCGTCAGTTCCTCCTTGGTGCAATTCCACGCTGCCCTGCCAAAAGCTTTGGAAACATAGGACTG TTACTGGAGGCATGTGAAAAGCTTGACCCAGAGGTGGGAGCCACCCTCCAGCACTTCTCCCGGCCTGCTGCATCCATGGAGGTGGATGAAGAGCTGCTCCTGTTCTGA
- the FANCA gene encoding Fanconi anemia group A protein isoform X3 — protein MAGAGGSALRELLAGRARKRKSSFGSTAELRAAALRLLDRHQKLSELLLEVEGSVKPAGEGGIEHQESSSESLIVSVLQEQASRLGVPAAVLAAKNAVTKIEQICQSSASPSQAPLLNLDQREKLSCLLRTAKDLLENNVFSRSHFCQEIWKMKDLPVLEAVWHLHTNGITGLAELLESVDGRAVEEWLCSSLCALCERAEGPPQDTENVGLILSDFAIMFLQNGFQPSELGRKLELKKVPHICHAVLQRMLTWVLDAVGKEKEEDVSTLQAMRFWLNVFDVSIYKSAVHPDSLQQFFRHTLTEILTYNPLLKVSDAIHKQREWSFTRTCSLLTTLYCKLFVAFSAKESICQLQRVLETHEVNWQHVLSCVSTLVVCQAEAEQLFKDLLSHLLIKAFENYDMENMITAFLIARQAALEGPAVFMPYSEWFKASFGNASSHHGSSKKALVFLFEFLSELVPFEVAPYLKVHIMYPPFVPTKHRSVLLEYITLAKTRLADLKVAIEDMGLYEDLSSTHESMQPQGQALRDVEKALQIFENTRKIPTSVIEASIFRRPYYTSWFLPALLRPRVLPKSPDARMAFIDSLKRADKIPSNLYSTYIQACRARKEKMLQEESKVESSHSKEPAEHLKAELAALRVLIVDQAKHEDVPAQIAVISDRLSSALGHNSDENEAAALNSRIQVNVCDPSLEPCHQSVVDLLLTSFCQNLIAASYFNPPDRQGPCLSLFVKMMCGHRSLIPALLGRLCQLIYHQGPSLNDAHILGLAALMIHLCESRSLIPEIEADFGISQPVAEKVLSISEFWSCLLVCRTEESLSFCTRFCTAAVSYLLCKFSSFSCDDLCALVPPSLVKKLQHVVPRLSLEARGITSKEGKADLGWSSLMSPSLNYRRASLCLWKQARFQELVKGKAFQLSFREWLLLELEVHPEKDVLSASERQDFHYWAIYQWYLPAPSASGGCDGDLEKACGIIMDCILDFSQRLDLGGCGQLRSVSPDILCKLQEMVLELGCRRKPLSGCLDAKRHFLFEILQGRLKDRHHGSALGEQLWRQQELLLHRRILVGLPASTLIATCRKGKKTLLDCEDFFHYVNSELKNICSRGYALSYGITAHFFRGLLNASLDCEESAEGVNDVLTACQTKCPIVLFSAVLWWPQLEPVLCSQWKRLFGAPLPEELERLRECQSSAVGFLSSGQVFPLSGPPWISAAFLHCTVQQHSPRGRERNALRRLGTDTEQFLVSLLFFSLMDLISAKIAPKEGVDFQTSLEWALEILQCLEERGISWPLLFLSAEEGSRKYSVLHCAASERHSRLLPVAFYSLTPGFHHELLTRQHFFLYVALNLYIQLLQLFVEGKDLPQPEQADPLEVISTARQFLLGAIPRCPAKSFGNIGLLLEACEKLDPEVGATLQHFSRPAASMEVDEELLLF, from the exons ATGGCGGGTGCGGGTGGCAGCGCGCTGCGAGAGCTGCTGG CAGGGAGAGCCAGGAAACGGAAAAGCAGCTTtgggagcactgcagagctccgGGCAGCCGCTCTGCGCCTCCTGGATCGTCACCAGAAGCTGAGCGAGCTCCTGCTGGAG GTAGAAGGTTCAGTCAAGCCAGCTGGAGAGGGTGGCATAGAGCACCAGGAGTCATCATCAGAATCACTTATCG tctCTGTTCTGCAGGAACAAGCCTCAAGGTTGGGTGTACCTGCTGCAGTTTTGGCAGCCAAAAATGCTGTTACCAAAATCGAGCAGATCTGCCAGTCTTCTGCAAGCCCATCTCAAGCACCTCTGCTGAACTTGGACCAGAGA GAAAAGTTGTCTTGCTTGCTTCGAACAGCCAAGGATTTGTTGGAGAACAACGTGTTCAGTCGCTCACACTTCTGTCAGGAAATCTGGAAAATGAAG GACCTTCCAGTGCTGGAGGCTGTGTGGCACCTGCACACAAATGGCATCActgggctggcagagctgctggagag TGTGGATGGCCGTGCCGTGGAGGagtggctgtgcagcagccttTGTGCTCTGTGTGAGCGGGCAGAGGGGCCCCCCCAGGACACAGAGAATGTGGGGCTCATTCTCTCAG ACTTTGCGATCATGTTCCTTCAGAATGGCTTTCAGCCTTCAGAGCTGGGGAGAAAGCTGGAATTGAAGAAGGTCCCCCAT ATCTGCCATGCTGTTTTACAAAGAATGCTGACAT GGGTCCTCGATGCTGTTGGtaaagagaaggaggaagatgTCTCCACATTGCAAGCGATGAGGTTCTG GCTGAATGTATTTGATGTGTCCATCTATAAAAGCGCAGTTCATCCGGATTCCTTGCAGCAGTTTTTTAGACACACTCTGACTGAGATTCTTACCTACAACCCACTGCTGAAAG TGTCTGATGCCATCCACAAGCAGAGAGAGTGGAGCTTTACAAGGACGTGTTCGCTGCTCACTACCTTGTACTGCAAA CTGTTTGTGGCATTCAGTGCAAAAGAGTCGATCTGCCAGCTGCAGCGAGTCCTGGAGACACATGAAGTGAATTGGCAGCATGTCCTGTCCTGTGTTTCCACACTGGTGGTCTGTCAGGCTGAGGCTGAGCAGTTGTTCAAAG ATCTCCTGAGCCATCTCCTGATAAAGGCCTTTGAGAATTATGATATGGAAAATATGATCACTGCATTTCTGATAGCCCGTCAGGCTGCCCTGGAGGGCCCTGCTGTGTTCATGCCTTACTCTGAGTGGTTTAAG GCCTCCTTTGGGAATGCTAGCAGCCACCATGGGAGCAGTAAGAAAGCTCTGGTCTTCCTCTTTGAGTTCTTGTCAGAGCTAGTGCCCTTTGAAGTAGCCCCATACTTAAAG GTCCATATCATGTACCCACCTTTTGTGCCAACAAAGCATCGCTCTGTTCTCTTGGAGTACATCACTCTGGCTAAAACCAGACTGGCTGACCTCAAG GTTGCTATAGAAGATATGGGACTCTACGAAGACTTGTCTTCCACACATGAATCCATGCAG CCCCAGGGCCAGGCACTTCGTGACGTTGAAAAAGCCCTTCAGATATTTGAAAACACAAGGAAGATCCCAACATCAGTGATAGAAGCCAG TATTTTCAGGCGGCCCTATTATACGTCCTGgtttcttcctgctctgctcaggccACGTGTG CTCCCTAAAAGCCCAGATGCACGTATGGCCTTCATAGATTCTTTAAAAAG AGCTGACAAAATACCCTCCAACTTGTACTCCACATACATCCAAGCCTGTCGTGCtaggaaggagaaaatgttaCAAg AGGAATCCAAAGTGGAATCCAGCCATTCCAAAGAGCCTGCAGAGCACCTGAAGGCTGAGCTGGCTGCACTGAGGGTGCTGATTGTGGACCAGGCTAAACACGAAG ATGTGCCAGCACAGATTGCAGTCATTTCTGACAGACTCTCCAGTGCGTTGGGTCACAACAGTGATGAGAATGAAGCTGCCGCTCTGAATTCCCGAATCCAAGTTAATGTTTGTGACCCCAGTCTGGAACCCTGTCATCAGAGC GTCGTTGATCTTCTACTGACATCTTTCTGCCAAAACCTGATTGCTGCTTCCTATTTTAACCCTCCTGACAG GCAGGGGCCATGTCTCTCCTTGTTTGTGAAGATGATGTGTGGACATAGGAGTCTCATACCTGCCCTCCTGGGGAGGCTCTGCCAGCTTATTTATCACCAG GGTCCTTCCCTGAACGATGCTCATATTTTAGGACTAGCTGCTCTTATGATCCACTTATGTGAATCCAGATCTTTAATTCCTGAAATAGAAGCAGACTTTGGGATCTCTCAGCCCGTTGCTGAAAAGGTCCTTTCCATTTCTGAGTTCTGGAGCTGCTTGCTGGTGTGCAGGACGGAGGAGTCGCTTTCCTTCTGCACAAG gttctgcacagcagcagtatCTTATCTATTGTGCAagttttcatccttttcttgTGACGATTTGTGTGCCTTGGTGCCTCCTAGTCTTGttaaaaag TTGCAGCACGTTGTGCCACGGCTGAGCTTGGAAGCTCGGGGAATCACAAGCAAGGAGGGTAAGGCTGATCTTGGCTGGAGTTCCCTGATGAGCCCATCTCTAAACTACAGAAGAGCCAGCCTCTGTTTATGGAAGCAAGCGCGGTTTCAAGAGCTTGTGAAGGGAAAAGCATTCCAG ttatCTTTCAGAGAGTGGTTGCTGTTGGAGCTAGAGGTGCACCCTGAAAAGGAtgttctttctgcttcagaaag GCAGGACTTCCATTACTGGGCTATCTATCAGTGGTATCTTCCAGCACCTTCTGCTTCTGGTGGCTGTGATGGAGACCTGGAAAAGGCATGTGGCATCATTATGGACTGCATTCTGGATTTCTCACAAAG GTTGGACCTGGGTGGCTGTGGCCAGTTGAGGTCAGTCAGTCCTGATATTCTTTGCAAGTTGCAG GAGATGGTACTCGAGCTGGGATGTAGGCGAAAGCCACTTTCAGGCTGCTTGGATGCCAAGAGACACTTCTTGTTTGAGATTCTCCAGGGAAGGCTGAAAGACAGACACCATGGTTCTGCTCTGGGTGAGCAGCTgtggaggcagcaggagctgctgctgcacagaag GATTCTGGTGGGGCTCCCTGCATCCACGCTGATCGCGACTTGTcgaaaaggaaagaaaactctgCTGGACTGTGAAGACTTTTTTCATTATGTCAACTCAGAGCTG AAGAACATCTGTTCCAGGGGCTACGCGCTCTCCTATGGCATCACTGCACACTTCTTCAGG GGCCTGCTGAATGCCAGCTTGGACTGTGAAGAATCAGCAGAAGGGGTCAACGATGTTCTAACAGCATGCCAAACCAAGTGTCCCATtgtgctgttctctgcagtg CTCTGGTGGCCACAGTTGGAGCCAGTACTTTGCTCCCAGTGGAAGAGACTCTTTGGTGCTCCGCTTCCAGAAGAATTGGAGAGACTGAGGGAATGCCAGTCCTCAGCAGTGGG CTTCCTTTCTTCAGGACAGGTTTTCCCTCTCTCTGGCCCTCCTTGgatttctgctgccttcctgcattgCACTGTTCAACAGCACTCACCAcgaggaagagagagaaatgcacTGAGGAGACTGGGAACTGACACAGAGCAG tttcttgtttctctgctgttcttcTCACTTATGGATCTAATCTCAGCAAAAATAGCACCAAAG GAAGGTGTGGATTTTCAGACGTCTCTGGAATGGGCCCTGGAGATCCTGCAGTGCCTGGAAGAGAGGGGCATATCCTGGCCACTGCTCTTCCTGTCAGCAGAAGAAG GCTCTAGAAAATACTCTGTCCTGCACTGCGCAGCCTCAGAGCGCCACAGCCGGCTCTTGCCTGTTGCCTTCTACAG CCTTACCCCCGGCTTCCACCACGAGCTGCTCACCAGGCAGCACTTCTTCCTTTACGTGGCGCTCAATCTCTACATCCAGCTGCTTCAGCTCTTTGTGGAAGGGAAAGACCTGCCCCAGCCTGAGCAG GCAGATCCCTTAGAAGTGATCTCTACAGCCCGTCAGTTCCTCCTTGGTGCAATTCCACGCTGCCCTGCCAAAAGCTTTGGAAACATAGGACTG TTACTGGAGGCATGTGAAAAGCTTGACCCAGAGGTGGGAGCCACCCTCCAGCACTTCTCCCGGCCTGCTGCATCCATGGAGGTGGATGAAGAGCTGCTCCTGTTCTGA